In Verrucomicrobiia bacterium, the genomic stretch TCCTCGCCAATTCGGACAGTGTGGCCCACATCCATGCAGATGCCCATGAGCGGGTCGCGCTCCTTGATCAGCCGCAGCACATCCAGCGGGGAAGGATACTTTTTGTCTGTTGGTCCGTGGTTATGAATGGCGATACGAATGCCATATTGCTTGGCGAACTTCTCGACCGTATCCAGGGCGTCGGGGTCGGGGCTGCAGATAATGGTGGGCATCCCGGCGTCGCGCGCGTAGTCGAACACGTGTCGAATCTCGTCCTGGTTGTTCTTCATATAGATGACGCCCCCGCCCATCAGCACCAGCCCGGCCGCCTCGACCTTCTGATGCGCCTCCTGCCGTTGTGCCGCCGTGCTGTTCAGCGGCAGATGAAAATCCTTCAGCGAAATATATTTTATCCCGGCCTGTTTGGTCTTCGCGAGGGCATCGTCCAGGGTGAGTTTGCGCAGGGTATAAGACGTGATGCCCACTTTGAGCCCATCCCATGG encodes the following:
- a CDS encoding sugar phosphate isomerase/epimerase — its product is MKNNTASTILSRRNFLQRGLLGSAGLAAAATLPGEGQAAVTKAEREPWDGLKVGITSYTLRKLTLDDALAKTKQAGIKYISLKDFHLPLNSTAAQRQEAHQKVEAAGLVLMGGGVIYMKNNQDEIRHVFDYARDAGMPTIICSPDPDALDTVEKFAKQYGIRIAIHNHGPTDKKYPSPLDVLRLIKERDPLMGICMDVGHTVRIGEDPVEVMQKCAERLYDFHIKDVTSATPKGKPVEVGRGIIDIVAVLKTLVQLKYSYDVELEYEDKPDDPVPGMRESFGYIHGVLATI